Proteins encoded by one window of Aphis gossypii isolate Hap1 chromosome X, ASM2018417v2, whole genome shotgun sequence:
- the LOC114123263 gene encoding protein O-linked-mannose beta-1,2-N-acetylglucosaminyltransferase 1-like, whose protein sequence is MSDFSVRIYTKTMATSAMRRNCCCWKRFRMLLVCSVILFILVNVILTLLTTNRQSVDPATTAAGIGYNNSSKWLQNGDAAKYISIEVLSSKNRVRICVDDATVIDDSDPLNNRGMHVVVLNQHTGMVMAQRVFDTYMDDEPLIGFLHRVSSGRIMIFAVKDEASFHLTSKGRRAMQMHTGAGGASASRSGTGSAAGGSLWLSELGWRDMWAMVAKHHNNDAEEERNVGGVGGRVYGESYNSNPGLAVQHNSKSAPALSSWGTDVLLRVQVPLDVNRSHNNQNDEWCESWITAGTSEDNNDDGGDFVDSGSIIDDDIIVESPLARRQRFCSRIEGYGDVCSCIHPAPLDFHPLPIPDSNIDLIPVVIIAGNRADYLYRTLKSVLNARGVQRHMVTVHVDGYYDEPVEVARLLGVRAVQHMPAVGDSVNAVSGGSIASNTNSRRRRVTQHYKSALTNTFSSLFPQADYAIVLEDDLDVSVDFFSFFSQTLSLLAAADDSTDGDGGSGSLYCISAWNDQGYEHTASRPDVLYRIDWMPGLGWMLKRSLYKDQLESEWPTVEKPWDWDMWMRSSKVQRGRQCIVPEVSRTYHFGSSRSVNVNPYFQRTYFGRHAFYNPNSAANGASAGSHSGGNGGEYDDRGGLIRFKNIDKMTRITYLGWMERRIVTEGQVLDHSRWPCRKKQWNNGGNRNNDNRRVQDAENKNYYQSDEEFFVIDEMMNNDHTIRSKKLFILYIKMEDPSGGNRNAANVAWTPLAKCLGIWDLDIRGHYKGMWRLYLNTDNQDDGTNADEEGIPAHIKSGSELFIISCPFSYFCKFKPINVTALWYNSIGIGEDDDGGDDML, encoded by the exons ATGAGTGATTTTTCCGTGCGCATTTATACGAAAACCATGGCAACATCGGCCATGCGCCGCAACTGTTGTTGCTGGAAGCGCTTCAGG ATGTTACTCGTGTGCTCTGTCATCCTGTTTATCCTAGTTAACGTGATACTGACTTTGCTTACCACTAACCGCCAATCTGTCGATCCGGCCACTACCGCTGCAGGTATTGGttacaataatagtagtaaATGGCTTCAAAATGGCGATGCAGCAAAGTATATATCTATAGAAGTGCTGTCCAGTAAAAACCGTGTGAGGATATGTGTTGACGATGCGACG gtGATTGATGATAGTGATCCATTAAACAATAGAGGCATGCATGTCGTTGTCTTGAATCAACATACTGGTATGGTGATGGCTCAACGGGTATTTGACACATACATGGATGATGAACCACTCATTGGTTTTTTGCATCGTGTGTCCTCTGGTCGTATAATGATTTTTGCTGTTAAA GATGAGGCATCATTCCACCTCACCAGTAAAGGAAGGCGTGCAATGCAAATGCATACTGGCGCAGGTGGTGCTAGTGCTAGTAGAAGTGGAACTGGATCTGCTGCAGGTGGATCATTGTGGCTATCGGAACTTGGTTGGCGTGATATGTGGGCAATGGTAGctaaacatcataataatgatGCAGAAGAAGAAAGAAATGTTGGTGGTGTTGGTGGTCGTGTATACGGAGAGAGCTATAATAGTAACCCAGGCTTAGCTGTACAACATAATAGTAAGAGTGCACCAGCCTTGTCTTCTTGGGGCACTGATGTTTTACTACGCGTACAAGTTCCTCTTGACGTAAATCGTAGTCATAACAATCAAA ATGATGAATGGTGTGAATCGTGGATAACAGCTGGTACTTCAGAAGATAACAATGATGATGGTGGTGATTTTGTGGACAGTGGTTCCATTATTGATGATGACATTATAGTTGAATCACCACTGGCACGAAGACAACGATTCTGCAGCCGTATCGAGGGTTATGGTGACGTATGTAGTTGTATACATCCTGCTCCTTTGGATTTCCATCCATTACCT ATACCTGATTCAAATATTGATCTAATACCTGTGGTAATAATAGCTGGTAATCGAGCTGACTATCTTTacag GACATTAAAATCTGTATTGAATGCTCGAGGTGTTCAACGACATATGGTTACTGTTCATGTGGATGGATACTATGACGAACCAGTCGAAGTAGCTCGGCTGTTGGGTGTAAGGGCTGTACAGCATATGCCTGCTGTAGGTGATTCAGTCAATGCAGTTAGTGGAGGGAGTATTGCAAGTAATACCAATTCACGCCGCCGTCGAGTTACACAGCATTATAAATCAGCATTAACAAACACATTTAGTTCACTGTTCCCGCAAGCTGATTATGCTATTGTGTTGGAAGACGATCTAGATGTTTCTGTTGACTTTTTTAG TTTCTTCAGTCAGACTCTTTCATTGTTGGCTGCAGCTGACGACTCAACAGATGGTGATGGTGGTTCTGGATCACTGTATTGTATATCTGCATGGAATGACCAAGGCTATGAACACACTGCTAGTCGACCAGATGTTTTATATCGTATTGACTGGATGCCAGGATTAGGATGGATGCTTAAAAGGTCCTTGTATAAGGACCAGCTAGAATCGGAATGGCCTACAGTAGAAAAA ccatGGGATTGGGATATGTGGATGCGATCATCCAAAGTTCAACGTGGACGACAATGTATAGTACCAGAAGTCAGCAGAACATATCATTTTGGATCATCTCGTTCTGTTAACGTAAACCCATACTTTCAACGTACGTACTTTGGTCGTCACGCATTCTATAACCCTAATTCTGCAGCAAATGGGGCAAGTGCTGGATCTCATAGTGGTGGAAATGGTGGAGAATATGACGATAGAGGAGGTCTGATTCGTTTCAAAAACATTGACaa GATGACTCGAATAACATACCTTGGGTGGATGGAACGTAGGATCGTGACGGAAGGCCAAGTATTGGATCACAGTAGATGGCCATGTCGAAAAAAACAATGGAATAATGGAGGTAACAGAAATAATGACAATAGAAGAGTACAGGATGctgaaaacaaaaactattatcAATCAGACGaagaattttttgttattgatgaAATGATGAATAATGACCATACAATTAGAtctaagaaattatttatactgtatataaaaatggaaGATCCATCTGGCGGAAATCGAAATGCAGCTAATGTTGCTTGGACTCCTTTGGCCAAG TGCCTAGGCATATGGGACCTAGATATTAGAGGACATTACAAGGGAATGTGGCGACTATATCTTAATACTGATAATCAAGATGATGGAACAAATGCAGATGAAGAAGGAATTCCAGCACATATTAAAAGCGGTTCCGAACTATTTATTATCAGTTGCCCATTCTCATATTTTTG cAAATTCAAGCCAATAAATGTGACTGCTTTATGGTACAATAGTATTGGTATTGGTGAAGACGATGATGGCGGAGATGATATGTTATAG